The Devosia sp. 1566 sequence TGTCGGCATGGCTGCAAGCAGGCCACGGGTATAGGGGTGGGTGGCGTTTTCGAGTTGCCCGGCGGCGCATTCCTCGACGACGCGCCCGGCATTCATGACGAGGATGCGGTCGCAGTAGCGACTGACGAGCGCCAGGTCGTGGCTGATCAGGATGAGCCCCATGCCCTTGTCGCGCACGAGATTATCGATGATGTCGAGCACCTGGGCTTGCACGGATACGTCGAGGGCGGAGGTGGGCTCGTCGGCAATCAACAGTTCGGGTTCGGGGATCAGCATCATGGCGATCATAATGCGCTGACCCATGCCACCCGACACTTCATGGGGATAGAGTTTGACCACCCGTTCGGGCTCGTTGATGCGCACGGCATGCAGCATCTCGATGATGCGGGCCTGGACGGCGCTGCGCGGCAGTTTCTGGTGGGTGACGAGGGCTTCGGCGATCTGGTCGCCGATGGTCATCACCGGGTTGAGCGAGAATTTGGGATCCTGCATCACCATGGAAATGCGGGCGCCGCGGAGGTCGCGCATCTGCCGCTCGCTTTGCGCTGTGATGTCGATGCCGGCAAAATGCAGCTTGTCGGCGGTGACTTCGCCCGGCTTGCGGATGAGTTTGAGGATCGAGCGGCCGGTCATGGACTTGCCCGAGCCGCTTTCGCCCACAATGCCGAGGCGCTCGCGCCCGAGGGTGAAGGAGAGGCCTTTAACGACTTCGACCCGGCCCGAATTGGTGGGGAAGGACACGCGCAGGTTTTCGACTTCGAGCAGGGGCTTGGTCATTGTGGGCCTCCGAGACCGCCGGGCGTGTGGAGGGACACCCCCCTCCTGGCCTCCCCCACAAGGGGGGAGGTGAGGGATGTGCGGAGGAGGGGATGTGCCAGTGAAGTCGCAGCCACCCTCCCCGTTGTGGGGAGGGGAGCAAAGCTTGGCCAGAGGCCTAGCGGAGCTGGAGTGGGGGTGGTGCGGTGGGGCGCTGATGGACCCCCTCCATCGATCCCTCCCCTCAAGGGGGAGGGAGGCAATGGAGCCGAGGCATTCCAGTTGGCGGCGGCAAATGCTGCTCGGTCTAGGGCTTTGCTACGGCCGATAAGTTGGGCCTCCCTCCCCCCTTGAGGGGGAGGGTTGGGGAGGGGGGTGGTGCAGTTGGCCACTGATGGACCCCCTCCCTCGATCCCTCCCCTCAAGGGGGAGGGAAGGGACGGAGCCGAAAACTCCGCGTCAGAAACAAAAGGGGTCATCAGTTCTTGCCCTCGCTCTTTGGATCGAGGACGTCGCGGAGGCCGTCGCCGAGGAAGCAGAAGCCGAGGGAGACGATGATGATGGCAAAGCCGGGCATGGTGGCGACCCACCATTGATCGACGATGAAGGTGCGGCCGCGCGAGATCATGGCGCCCCATTCGGGCAAAGGCGGCTGAGCGCCGAGGCCGATAAAGCCAAGGCCGGCGGCGGTCAGGATCACGCCGGCCATGTCGAGAGTGACGCGGATGATCATGGAGGAGGTGCAGAGCGGCAGGATGTGCTGGACGATGATGCGGATCGGCCCGCCGCCGGCCAGCTGCACGGCCGAGATATATTCGGCGTTCCGCACGGTCAGGGTTTCGGCACGGGCGATGCGGGCATAGGCGGGCCAGGAGGTGATGGCGATGGCGATGATGGCATTGTTGATGCCGGGGCCGAGGGCCGCAAC is a genomic window containing:
- a CDS encoding ABC transporter ATP-binding protein — its product is MTKPLLEVENLRVSFPTNSGRVEVVKGLSFTLGRERLGIVGESGSGKSMTGRSILKLIRKPGEVTADKLHFAGIDITAQSERQMRDLRGARISMVMQDPKFSLNPVMTIGDQIAEALVTHQKLPRSAVQARIIEMLHAVRINEPERVVKLYPHEVSGGMGQRIMIAMMLIPEPELLIADEPTSALDVSVQAQVLDIIDNLVRDKGMGLILISHDLALVSRYCDRILVMNAGRVVEECAAGQLENATHPYTRGLLAAMPTIDENRDELPVLDRTQWAGT
- a CDS encoding ABC transporter permease; the encoded protein is MTTRAWLLADSPTSRLQANAGRAYRVLTALLRNPLSALGGIIILTLILTAIFAPWIAPYSPTGQNLSARLLPPSSQYWMGTDELGRDIFSRVVWGSQITLTIVGLVALISAPLGLLVGAIAGYFGGWVDRILMGFTDIFLSLPKLILALAFVAALGPGINNAIIAIAITSWPAYARIARAETLTVRNAEYISAVQLAGGGPIRIIVQHILPLCTSSMIIRVTLDMAGVILTAAGLGFIGLGAQPPLPEWGAMISRGRTFIVDQWWVATMPGFAIIIVSLGFCFLGDGLRDVLDPKSEGKN